The following DNA comes from Ooceraea biroi isolate clonal line C1 chromosome 11, Obir_v5.4, whole genome shotgun sequence.
TTTTCCTACGTTATAATACACATAAGAATGATGTAATAATTgatttgtgaaattttattgtagcTATGCCATTTGCTTTTTGCACAAGGGAGAAGTATCCGTGGTGCGAGTTTGCGGAGGAAGCTGAGACTGGACCAACGACCACATTGCTGTCTAAGCTTGCTCAAAAATACAAGATGGTAATAATATCGCCAATTTTAGAGAGAGACACCGCTGACGGCGATACCATCTGGAATACATGCGTAGTGATCGACGCAGACGGTAAGGTCCTTGGGAAACACAGGAAGAATCATATTCCTCGTGTTGGGGATTTTAACGAGTCTACTTACTACATGGAGGGCAATACGGGACACCCGGTTTTCAATACTGCGTATGCTCGCATTGCAATTAACATCTGTTATGGACGTCATCATCCCTTGAACTGGATGATGTTCGGCTTGAACGGAGCAGAGGTAAGAGTCACACATATTTCTGTTGTGAAATACCCCAGAAAGAAATCGTGCAGCGGTTTTcatgtgaaattaatttatcctggtagaaaaaattttattattaatgagcaCCATAAGAAATTCTATTTCTTACATAAAGAAATCTTATAAGGTTCCTTATGATGCTTCAGATTTCATATTCTTATCTGAGGTGTGATAATAATCTTCTCTATGTGTGTATAATTAGATCGTTTTCAATCCATCCGCGACTATCCAAGGATTATCCGAGCATCTGTGGCCGATCGAGGCTAGATGTGCCGCAGTGGCAAACAGTTATTACACCTGCGCTATTAATCGCGTGGGAACCGAGGTTTTCCCACACAAATTTACATCCGGCGATGGACGTGAAGCGCATAACGAATTTGGACATTTCTACGGCTCCACGTATATCACCGCCCCCGACGGTTCGCGAACGCCAGGTTTAAGTCGAGACAAAGACGGTTTGCTC
Coding sequences within:
- the LOC105288229 gene encoding beta-ureidopropionase isoform X2 yields the protein MSSESSLEEILQQYVPEKELAEIKRILYGRDFKPLLDVPGKEVSEKSFEIKGWMMHSGIAEQIRPPRLVRVGLIQHKIVLPTTHPILEQRIAIHKRIESYIEEAYFCGVNILCLQEAWTMPFAFCTREKYPWCEFAEEAETGPTTTLLSKLAQKYKMVIISPILERDTADGDTIWNTCVVIDADGKVLGKHRKNHIPRVGDFNESTYYMEGNTGHPVFNTAYARIAINICYGRHHPLNWMMFGLNGAEIVFNPSATIQGLSEHLWPIEARCAAVANSYYTCAINRVGTEVFPHKFTSGDGREAHNEFGHFYGSTYITAPDGSRTPGLSRDKDGLLIGELDLNMCRQMKDIWGFRMTQRLDMYAEELAEFVKQRGKQN
- the LOC105288229 gene encoding beta-ureidopropionase isoform X1; this translates as MCLSHSLRLVKFQPSRLLGIKQQRQLNETTGAIMSSESSLEEILQQYVPEKELAEIKRILYGRDFKPLLDVPGKEVSEKSFEIKGWMMHSGIAEQIRPPRLVRVGLIQHKIVLPTTHPILEQRIAIHKRIESYIEEAYFCGVNILCLQEAWTMPFAFCTREKYPWCEFAEEAETGPTTTLLSKLAQKYKMVIISPILERDTADGDTIWNTCVVIDADGKVLGKHRKNHIPRVGDFNESTYYMEGNTGHPVFNTAYARIAINICYGRHHPLNWMMFGLNGAEIVFNPSATIQGLSEHLWPIEARCAAVANSYYTCAINRVGTEVFPHKFTSGDGREAHNEFGHFYGSTYITAPDGSRTPGLSRDKDGLLIGELDLNMCRQMKDIWGFRMTQRLDMYAEELAEFVKQRGKQN